The segment CAGCTACAGCTACTGACACGAATGGAACTACAAATGGATCTTGGTCAACGTCTGCTGGAGATGATACGGTACTTGGTCTCAATTTAAATTTTGGAACAAGTATACCGCTAGACGAATTAGCCGATGATTGGGATGTACTAGAGGTTAATAATGATATTATTAGATTAAAAGATATAAGTGGTGGCGATGGTTCTGAAGATTTCTTAATATTTGAAAGAACACCATTTGACGGTGGTAATGGAAATGATGATTTGATGTCCATCTTAGCTAATGGATTATGGTTTGTAGCATCTTATACCGAAAACTCGAATGACCAAACAGCAAATTATGTAGGATATGAACTCACCTTTAATATCGATGGAACTGTAACTGCTGATAATGGTAGTAATGCAAATAACGGAACCTGGATGGTAATTAGCAGTGGTAATCAAATGATTATAGATTTTGGCACCGATATTCCATTCGATGAATTCAACGACGACGATTGGGATGTCATTTCAGTTTCTGACACTCAAGTAGTCCTTCAAGATGTGAGTGGCGGTGATGGAGGAACGGATACCTTAACACTTCAAAAACTTTAAACTTTATAACTTAAAAACAAGAATCATGAAAACAAAATTTTATCTCGCATTATCAGTAATGCTAAGTTTTACATTAATGTCATTTAACTGTTCTGGGGATGATGACAGCCCAAACCCTAATGATAATAGTGAGCAAATCGTTCAAATTGAAAACACGGCTGAATCTGGAACTTGGCGTATAGCCAACTTCAATGATTCAGGTCAGGATGAAACTTCCGATTTTACAGGTTACGATTTTACCTTTAATTCTGACGGTTCATTAATCGCTACAAATGGGACAACAACTTTAACTGGTACTTGGTCGGTTACAGATGATAGTAGTAGTGATGATAGTAGTAGTGATGATGATATTGATTTCAATATATTTTTTCCAGTACCAGAAACTAATGATTTTGAAGACCTTAATGATGACTGGGATATTGTGTCTACATCTTCAACTCAAATAGCACTAATTGATATTAGTGGTGGTAATGGCGGAACAGACATACTGACTTTCGAAAAAAATTAACCGCAAATAATAACATAAGACGCAAACAATCATTAATTGCACCGCAATGAAAACATTCAATTAGTGATATTAAACCAACGGTATTAAATCGTTGGTTTTTGTATTTTCTCACAAAACCTGAAACAAGTTTAGCTAATAATATAAAGCAAAAAACCCATAACGAGAGTTATGGGTTTCTTTTGCGGAGAAAGAGGGATTAATTGGATTGATCCCAACACGAAATCCTGGGCAAGCATAAAACCCTAACAAACTGCGTTTGTTCCGTTTGGCCTTTTTATTTGCTTATGAAAGCAAGCTTTCAACGCCTCACAAAAAGCAAAACCCATAACTCTCGTTATGGGTTTCTTTTGCGGAGAAAGAGGCTCCGTAAACCCTTGTTTAAAACCTTTATTATCAAGGTGTTGTGTTTTATAAATTCCAATAGGGCAACCTATAGGGCACCTCAAAATGTTTTTAACTTTTTCTAGTGTAAAGATAAGAAATTGTTTTTTTAAGCGTAAATATCTAAGCTATTTTTGATGTACTACTGGGTGCTGAAAATTTTCTGTGATAAGGAAAATATTTAAAGTAATACTTTAATGTGTCCATTATAAGTATTCGTTGATAATGGTAGAATTGAATTGTTGACCTTAAAATTATAGCAAATTCATACGTATTGAATATGGTTTAAAATGTATTGAAGATATACATTTTAATTAAAGTTCATGTACTAGTGTGAATTATACATGGTGTTGTTTTTTCTTTATAAACCGTTTGTGAACTGTTCCTTTATTTTCGATTATTTTGGTAATTGTTTAAAACGTTGTTCTATGAATTTATTTTTCATTTTTTCACAAGCTGCTAGCTTATACATATCAAAAGGCATAAATAAAACAAGCATTATGACATAGGTCATTGTATGGCATTTTAAAGGATGATAAATTTACGGCATAATAATTTAAATCTATTTAAAAATGAAAAAGATGCTTTTATTAATAGTGTTCGTAGTATTAGCAACTACCACTATTGCAGCCCAAGATCAGAACCAAGATCGCGATCAAGACCGTGATCAAGATCGTGTAATGTTAGTTGATGGGGATGTCCTTCACATTAGAGATCGTGACCAAATACGTTTAAAAGACAAGATTACTTTAAATGACGGCACGGTTGTTAATTCAGATGGGACTTATCAAACTAGAGATAGAGACCGATTACGTTTAAAAGATGGTGAATGCTTGGATATGGATGGTGTGAAATATCGTAATGAATACCAATACAGATATAAAGTACAGCAAGAGAACAAAGGCTTATCTCAGTCACAAGTCCAAGAAAGAAACCAAAATAGAGTTCATTATATGCTTCTAGATGGTGAAATGCTTCAAATTAGAAATCAGTTTCAAAATAGATTACAAGAGAACCTTAGTCTTGGTAATGGTACAATGGTAAACCCAGATGGAACTTACCAAACGAAAGATAGAAAGCAATTACAGCTTAAAGATGGCGAATGTTTCAATATGGATGGAGAAATGTTTAAAAATACTTATCAACATCGTAAAATGAAAGTTAAAAAAGCAACAATGAAGAAAAAGGTTCAAAAAAAGCCTGCCATTAAGAAAACAGCAAAAAAAGGGAATTCATAAATGAGATGTACAAAAGGGATTTGTTTTGATGAATAAATCCCTTTTTATTGAAATTTAAAAATTGGTGTTATGAGAAATGCACGTTTAAAATTAGGCTTTTTGTTGCTCTGTATTTTTCTAGGTAATTCTATAAATGCACAGAATAAAAAAAGTAACAGTCAAATTGAAAATGAAAAAGATTCATCTTACGTTTCAGTAGATGTGAATTTTATTAGTGATGCTGTTTTTATGGGTAGAAAAGATTCTATCAGCGCACCATATGTATATCCTTCAATGACATACCACCATAAGTCTGGTTTTTATACAACAGGTTCATTTTCCTATCTCACAAAATCTAATGAAAGCAGAATCGATTTGTTTATAATTACTGCTGGTTTTGATTTCTCGATTAAAAAGCTCTTCGGAGATATTTCAGTAACAAAATACATGTTTAATGATGATAGCTATACTGTTATTTCTGAGGTTGAAGCAGATGTTACCGCTAGTTTTAAATATGATTTTGACATTATCAATTTAGCAGTAACAGCGAATACCTATTTTAATAGTGGTAGTAACTCCGATTTCTTTTTGTCTTCAGAAATTAGTCACGATTTTATATCAAAAAACGAGAAATTCCAAATATCGCCTACAGCAGGTATTTATTTTGGTTCTCAAAATTTTTATGAAGACTATTACATAAATAATCGCTTAGGTAATGGAAGAGGTCAAGGGGAAGGCAGTGATGATGTGAATCAATCTACTACTAATATAGCTATACAAGAAAGTGAGAAATTTAATATGATGGCTATTGAGTTTAGTATCCCCATGTGGTACGTTCATAAATCATTTACAGTATCATTTTTACCGGCTTATGTAATACCTCAAAATCCAGCGACATTGATTATAGATGAGACGCTATTTGAAGAAAACATCGATAAAACCTTTTATTGGATGTTAGGATTTGGTTATCGGTTTTAAACATTTTTTTTGAGCTAATATTAATTAGCACCAATTAATTTTTAGTAAATGACTTAGGTCATTGCGCTAGATATAATTAAAAGATATATTTAATACTATAAATAACTTAAACATTAAAATAGGAGTTAAAAATTAGATTATTGGAAATAAGTCCAATAATAAATATAAATATAAAATCATGAATTTACTACAGTCAAAAATTAGATTATGGGCAATTCTGCCTTTAGCAATTGTTTTCATGCAATGTGAAAAACAAGAACTTATAGATGATGAACTATCTTTTAAAATAGAAGAATCAAATATGCAAAAAGCTATAGCACTAGATGAGGAATCTGCAGGTAATAACTTGTCATTTCCTGTTATTTGGTCAGATGGCTATGCATTGAACTTAAGAGAAGCACCAACTCCAGGCGAAGTTATGACGAATGGAGATTGGTGGTATGTATGGGGTGTAGACCCAATAGATCCTCAAGCAGATATTTTTAGTTGCTATCCAAGTGAAGTAAAAGAATTTCTATGCATAGATCAAACAGAACCTGGCGACGGTGGAGAAGTTTATAAGGCCTATGTGCAGAAAGATCCACTTAATGTTTGGCAAGCAGATAATTTTATGGTCAATGGACCTGTAAATGTAGATTTGATTGATTGGGGTGATAATTTAGAATCTATTGATTGGGGCATTAAATCACAGGTAAGAACTGAAGTTGTCCTTTATAAAAATTTGAAAGAAACCGTAACTGAATATGCGATGAGACATGCATCTGGCTGGGGAGTTGATGAAATACATGGTTTACAAACGGATCTTAATGATGAGATTGTATATGGACCTGGAAATCAAGCTACTATTTATTCCCACAATGCCCGACTTACGATTCAAAAATTAAATGTTAACCGTGAAGACATTGAAGAATCTGATCTTTATTGGATTCCTAGTAAAGGTTGGTCAGAAACAAATAGATCTGATGATATCATTAACGACCCTATCTTTAATAAGGAAGTTTACAATGCTGGAGATGGTCCTGGATTTTACCAAGCAGAAGTTAATGTTAAAGGGAAAATAATTTATGGTTATACTTGGAATGTGAGACAGTTAAATGATGGAGTAGGAGATTATAGAATTACATTTAGCTTGGACAACCAAGGTGCTGTTCCATTAAACACTTTTTTTAATGAGTGGACCGAAATCCTATTACCAGATGAATTAGAACGTGCTCTAGCTGAAGGTGAAGAAATTAGAGGTGGAGTAGCTGAAATTGACTTAGCAAATAATTTGTCCTACATGGATATACGAATATTACCAAAAACAACTGGTAATGGTGGCGGAAACTCTGGAGGTGGAAACGGAAATGGCGGTGGAAACTCTGGTGGCGGACACGGAAACTAATGAAACTATAGATTAAAAACGTAATTATATTATGGAAATGTTTAATTCAAACAGTTATCATAGGAATTTTGGAATTCTATATAATTACATATGTATAGGTTGATAAAAAAAAGGAGTGGCAAATATGTTGCTCCTTTTTTGTGTGACTAATAGTTTTTTAACACAAGTAAATGAAGTCTTTCAGCAGACATCATATTTTGTGCAGCAAACCTTAGATTAAAAGGTGTTTTTAAAGCGACAGAGGGATGACTCGCATCCACACTTCATCCCAAGAGGAATTCCTTAGTAAATATTGTAACCAAAACTTACCACTTCGCGTGTTTGATATTTTAGTTTTCTTCATTTGGCTTAAACAAGTTTCGGTCACATTATAAAACAATAAACCCATAACTTTCGTTATGGGTTTCCTTTTGCGGAGAAAGAGGGATTAATTGGATTGATCCCAACACGAAATCCTGGGCAAGCATAAAACCCTAACAAACTGCGTTTGTTCCGTTTGGCCATTTTATTTGCTTATGAAAGTAAGCTTTCAACGCCTCACAAAAAGCAAAACCCATAACTCTCGTTATGGGTTTCTTTTGCGGAGAAAGAGGGATTCGAACCCCCGGAGGTGTGACCCTCAACAGTTTTCAAGACTGCCGCATTCGACCACTCTGCCATTTCTCCTGAGTGCCTCATTGGGTATTCCCAAATGCGAGTGCAAATATAGAACCCTTTTTATTTCTTTCAAATAAATAACAACTTTTTTTAAAGTATTTAATGAGACTATAGAATTAATTTATAACAGAATCACCTTTTGATGTCAAATCATACCGTATTTTTGCAGGAAAATTAGGAAAAGTATGTCCACTATAGATAAATTAAAATGGCGTTATGCCACAAAAAAGTTTGATAGCACAAAAAGCCTTCCAGATGAAAAGCTAGAGGTTTTGAAGCAAGCGTTTAATTTGACAGCAACGTCATTCGGTTTGCAAACACTAAATCTAATCATTGTTTCAGATACCACCGTCCGTGAACATTTAGTAGAGCATTCTTATAACCAAAGACAAGTTTTAGAGGCTTCACATTTATTAGTGATTTGTATCCAAGATAATATATCCGATGATGATGTCGATAAACATTTTGATAATGTCAAAGATATTAGAGATACACCAGATTCAATTTTAGAGCCGTTCCGAAATGATCTAAAAAAAATGATGAAAGTGAAGTCTGTTGCAGAACGTCAAGAATGGTCAATTCGACAAGCCTATATTGCACTAGGTAATTTAATGACCGTTTGTGCAATGGAACACATTGATGCTTGTCCGATGGAAGGTTTTAATCCAGAAGCCTATAATGATGTCTTAGGTTTAAAAGAAAAGAATCTGAAGTCTGTACTTTTATTACCTGTAGGTTATCGTGCGCAAGATGATAAGTTTGCTGACTT is part of the Formosa sp. Hel1_31_208 genome and harbors:
- a CDS encoding DUF6799 domain-containing protein, with amino-acid sequence MKKMLLLIVFVVLATTTIAAQDQNQDRDQDRDQDRVMLVDGDVLHIRDRDQIRLKDKITLNDGTVVNSDGTYQTRDRDRLRLKDGECLDMDGVKYRNEYQYRYKVQQENKGLSQSQVQERNQNRVHYMLLDGEMLQIRNQFQNRLQENLSLGNGTMVNPDGTYQTKDRKQLQLKDGECFNMDGEMFKNTYQHRKMKVKKATMKKKVQKKPAIKKTAKKGNS
- a CDS encoding TorF family putative porin, whose protein sequence is MRNARLKLGFLLLCIFLGNSINAQNKKSNSQIENEKDSSYVSVDVNFISDAVFMGRKDSISAPYVYPSMTYHHKSGFYTTGSFSYLTKSNESRIDLFIITAGFDFSIKKLFGDISVTKYMFNDDSYTVISEVEADVTASFKYDFDIINLAVTANTYFNSGSNSDFFLSSEISHDFISKNEKFQISPTAGIYFGSQNFYEDYYINNRLGNGRGQGEGSDDVNQSTTNIAIQESEKFNMMAIEFSIPMWYVHKSFTVSFLPAYVIPQNPATLIIDETLFEENIDKTFYWMLGFGYRF
- a CDS encoding NAD(P)H-dependent oxidoreductase, whose product is MSTIDKLKWRYATKKFDSTKSLPDEKLEVLKQAFNLTATSFGLQTLNLIIVSDTTVREHLVEHSYNQRQVLEASHLLVICIQDNISDDDVDKHFDNVKDIRDTPDSILEPFRNDLKKMMKVKSVAERQEWSIRQAYIALGNLMTVCAMEHIDACPMEGFNPEAYNDVLGLKEKNLKSVLLLPVGYRAQDDKFADFKKVRKQLEEAIIEM